In Truepera sp., the sequence AGTGTGAGTCATGAGCACTCTTTCCGTCGCAAAGGATCGAGGCCACGGCGCTGGGAGGTTCCACGCCTCAGCGTACTCGCCGGGCGGCCGGTCGCCATGGGTCCTTTGCGGACAGGGAGGCGCGCGAGAACGAGCCCGTCAGCGTGTGCGCGCACAGGGCGCACACAAAGCGAGCGAGCGGCCACCCTGGAGGATAGTCCGCTCACTCGAGTTTCCCGTACAGGACGGGGATGAACTGTCTGGCTCGGCGGGTAGGATTTGAACCTACGACCAATCGGTTAACAGCCGATCGCTCTGCCGCTGAGCTACCGCCGAACACGCGCTCCGGCGCCTAGGCAGTCGAAGCGAAGCGTAGTGTACCAGAGGGGGTGGGGGTTGGCAACAAGCGTCTGGCACGCTTCCCGATGAGTTCGAGAGGGCGCGACGCGCGCCAGGCCCGCCCTTGGTTCATTCCGGCTTCCCTGACAATAGGCTCCGCTTGCGCCGCTCGAACTCGTCCTCGTCGATCTCGCCGCGTGCGTAGCGGTCACGAAGGATGGCGAGCGCGGAATCCTGCGACGGGGTGCTGCGCTGATCGCCGCCGCTGCGGGGGAAGAGCCTCCCGGCTCCCACCTCACGAACGACCCAGATGATCGCGAGGATGCCGAGGATCCAGAGGATGATCATCCCGAAGCCCCCAGCGCCCATACCCCAACCCCAACCGTGGTACCCCATCATCGGGCGCCTCCGGTACTCGTCCGCTGCTGCATGCTGGACTGACTAAAGTTCTTCATGAAGAACTCCTTCCGGCACCACTTACGGGTGCATGAGGAAAGAGTAGTGGCTTGGTGCTAAGCGCGAATAAAGGCAGGGTAAAGCTGACTCAGGCCAGAGGTGGTCGGTCGCTCGCCACGAGCGTCAGCCGCCCGAGATGCGCGCCTGTGTGGCTCGCTGTTGGGGCTGCCACCACTCCTTGATGTAGGCCAGCACGGCGGTGATCTGCTCGTCGCTCCAATCCGGGCCGATGGCGGGCATGACCATGCCTCCCTGGCGGATCAGGCCGGCGATCTGGCTGTCGGGATGGTGCCAGGCGTGCATGCTGCCGTTCAAGGCGGGGACGCCGGCACGTGCGTCGCCGGCGCCCGTGACGCCGTGGCACGTCGCACAGTTCGCTTGGAAGGCCTGCTCCCCCAGCGCAACCTGCTCGGCCGAGTAGGTGGGGTACGTGGGCGGTGAGGCGCCACCCGCACCGAATTGGGAGTAGATCGCGATAGCGGCGACGCCGCCCACGCCCAGCACCAGGGCAAGGGTCATCCAGCGCGGGGCACCGCGCTTCTTAGGCTTTCGTGCCAACTTGGGCCACCTCGTTTCGTAGAGTTGGAGACCGGCGGGACCGGCTCGTTCGACCACCAACGACGCACCCGGCGAGGTGTTCTCGGCCGAATGACGGGAGAGCGCGGAGCTCCTCGGCATGTTCGGCGCTGTCCATGAACGGCGGATAACGCCCGTGTAAGGTTCCTGTAAAGCGTCCGGTGATGTGGCGGGGCCAATGCCGCGCGGCCAGTGGGCGCAAGCGGCTACCTCGGCCCTGGCTCCATCGGAAGCGTGAACCAGAAGCTGCTGCCCTGCCCGACGCGGCTGCTGACCCCGATCTCCCCACCCTGACGCTCGACGAACTGCTTGGCCAGCGTGAGGCCGATGCCGCTGCCACCGCCTTCCTGCTGGGCGCGCGCCTGGTCCCCGCGGAAGAAGCGGTTGAACACCATGCCAAGCTGGTCCGGGGGGATGCCCGCGCCGGTGTCGCTCACCTCGAAGCGGGCGTGCCCGTCCGGCAGCGCGGTGACGGCGAGGGTGATGCGGCCGCCCGACGGCGTGAACCGCAGGGCGTTGGCAACGAGGTTCGTCAGCACCTGGTCCGTGCGCTCAGCGTCGGCCCAAACGCTGACGTTCGGCATGGCACGCACCTCGAGTTCCAGGCCCTTGGTTTCGGCGCGGGGCCGGAAGGCGTCGGCTACCGTGACCAGGAGGGCGGAAGCGTCCGCCTGGGCGAAATTCAACAGCACCTGGCCGGTCTCGACGCGCGACAGCAGGCTCAGGTCGTCGGCGAGCCTCTCGAGCCGCTGTACCTGCCGCCGCGCCGGCGCCGCCAGCTCCTCGGGCTTGAACACCCCGTCCTCGAGGCCCTCCAAGTAACCGCGCAAGTTCGACAGGGGGGTGCGGAACTCGTGCGCCACGTCGGCCATCAGTTGCACGCGGCGCTCCTCGCTACGCTCCAGCGTCTCCGCCATGACGTTGAACGCAGCGGCCAACTCGCCGATCTCGCCAGGAGCCCCGCCACCGAGCCGCTGGCTGTACTGCCCACCGGCGATGCGGCGGCTGGCGTGCGTGAGGGCGCGCAGGGGCCTAACCAGCCGCCGGGTGACGTACAACCCGACGACGCCGGCCGCGACTGCGGACGCCAACAGCGCCCACAGCAGTGACCGCGTGAGGGCGCGGCGAAAGCCCGCCTCCAGATCCGCGGCCATGACGTCGAACGACTGTGTGCCGCCAGCTTGCAGCGTTCCCATCATGTCGTCCACATGCCGCTGCAAGAAGAAGGGCGCCAGGGCCTCGCCCGCCAGGAACGTGGTGCCGGCGCCGACCACGATGACGAGCAAGTAGGCGGGCAGCAGCCGCCAGTAGAGGCTCGACTTGGGTGCTCTGGTCATGCCGTTACCTAGCCCACCTTGTAGCCGACGCCGCGGACCGTGACCAGCAACGTGTCGGCGCCGACGCTGGCCAGCTTCTGGCGCAGGTTGGAGATGTGCACGTCGACCACCCGGTCGACGCCGGCGAAATCGGGCCCCCACACGCGGTCGATCAGGTCGTTGCGGCTGAAGACGCGGCCCGGCGCACGCACGAGGGCGTATAGCAGGTCGAACTCGAGGGTCGTGAGGTCGACGGCGCGCCCGCCGAAGGTGGCCTGGCGCTGAAGCGGGTCGACTCGCAGACCGCGGTGCTCGACCGCGTCTCCCGCCTCCGACTCGCTCGCCCGGCTCCGCCGCAACACCGCCCGCACGCGTGCCACCAGCTCGCGGGGACTGAACGGCTTGACCACGTAATCGTCGGCGCCCAGCTCCAACCCCACGATGCGGTCGCTCTCCTCGCTACGGGCCGTGAGCATGATGATGGGCGTGCGCTGCTCGCGCCGTAAAGCGGTGATGAACTCGGGCCCACCCAGGCCCGGCAGCATCCAGTCGAGCACGATCAGGGCCGGCGGCGTTTGGAGCGCCAGCTGTAGGCCGGCGGCCCCGTCGTGAACCACGGTGACCTCGTAACCCTCGCGCGTGAGATAGGCGCTCACCACCTGCGCGGCGTCCCTGTCGTCCTCCACCACCAGGATGCGGCTCATCACGACCAAGCTAACACCCGCCGGAATCGGTACGAGCAAGCTGACGGCCCAACCTTACGTGAGCCTTACGCGCCGCTTAAACGGCCGCAACAACCCGCCGCTAACGTTAGTGGCATGAGAGCGATCCTGGAGCACGTCGGCCCTCACGGCTTCTGGCTGCTGCTGGCCTGCGTCGCGTTGGTGCTGCTCGTTCTCATCCTGGTACGGGCGCTCTTCCCCGACTTCTCCAGTGACGACCGGCGCGCAGCGCCCGGTACGGTCCTGGCCGAAAGTGTAACCACCGGCGAAACGGCCGATATCCGGGCCGGCAAGTCGGGCGCGGAAGAGGCCGGGCGAACCTGAAGCTAGTGAAGGATCCAAGTGGCCCGAAACTAACGCGCGGAAGCGGCCGGGCCCGCTCGAAGGCGAGAAAGGGACGGTACATGAGAATGAGATCGAGGAAATGGATGTTGACGCTTGCGCCCCTCCTGGTCCTGGTGGTCACCGCCATGCTGGTTCTGGCCACCCGGCCGGCACTGGCGACGGCGTCACTCGAGGGCGTGCAGGTGAGCGTGACCAAGTCGCCCCTGTGCGGCTGCTGCGAGGACTACATCGCCATCTTGCGCGGGCGCGGCGTGGACGTCGAGGTGATCGACACCGAAGACATCGCCGGCGCGAAGCTCGCGTTTGGCGTGCCGCCTAGCGCCTGGAGTTGCCACACCACCCAGGTGGGCGGCTACGCCGTCGAGGGCCACGTCCCCCTCGAGGCCGTCGAGCGCCTCCTAAGTGAACGACCCAAGGTTGACGGCATCGCGCTAGCCGGCATGCCCGCGGGCTCCCCCGGCATGAACGGCACCAAGACCGCGCCATTCCAGGTCGTCGCCTTCGACGCGAGGGGCGTACGCGCCTTCGGCGACTACTAGCGGGCTGCTCCGGTTGGCGGGTTCCCGTGGCAGTCGTGGGGAAGGGCACGGCCTGCCATCCGGCGCCGCTCGATGGGGTGTCCGAGGCCGCCCGATAAGGTGCCCGAGGCCGCCCTAAGTGTGTCCAGGCGTACACTGAAACCCAGTCCCGCCTGGACCCCGTCCCACCTGGGGTGGCTGCCGAGGAGAGTTTAGGTGAACCACTCGAACCACGATCACTCGAACCACGAAGAAGCTTCCAGCGCCGAGCCATCCCATGACGCTCACGATGCGCACGCGGAGCAGGCCCACGGAGCTCACGATTCACGCGCCGAGCAAGCCCACGACGCTCACAACGGCCACGGGGACCAAGGAGGTCACGACAAGCACGCGGGGCACTCGCCCGAGATGTTCCGCGACCGCTTCTGGTTCTCGCTCGTCCTGACGCTGCCGATCCTCTACTTCAGCGAACAGGTCCAGCAGATCCTCGGTTACCGGGCCGTCAGTTTCCCCGGTAGCGAGTGGGTCAACCCGCTGCTCGGAACCGTCCTCTTCTTCTACGGCGGCCTGGTCTTCTTGCAGGGAGCGCGTCACGAGCTCGCCGACCGTAAGCCAGGCATGATGACGTTGATCAGCCTGGCCATCACCGTCGCCTACGCCTACAGCATGGCCGTGGTGCTCGGTGTTCCGGGCATGCCGTTCTTCTGGGAGCTAGCCACCCTCATCGCCATCATGCTGCTCGGGCATTGGCTCGAGATGGCCAGCGTGCAGGGCGCGTCGCGGGCACTCGAGAATCTGGCGTCGCTGGTGCCGAACACCGCCCACCGCTTGACCAACGGCGCCACCGAAGAAGTGCCCGTGGCCGACCTGCGGCATGGTGATCACATCCTGGTGCGGCCCGGCGAGCAGTTGGCCGCCGACGGCATCGTGCTCGAGGGGCGCAGCAGCGTCAACGAATCGTTCCTGACCGGCGAGTCGCGTCCAGTCCCCAAGGAAGAGGGTGACGAGGTCGTGGCAGGCGCCGTGAACGGTGAGGGCGCCCTGACGGTGGAGGTCTCCCGCACCGGCGGCGAGACGACCCTGTCGCAGATCCAGCGCCTGGTGGCGGAGGCGCAATCGTCGCGCAGCCGCTACCAGAACCTCGCCGACCGCGCCGCCGGTTGGCTCTTCTTCATCGCTCTGGGGGCAGGCCTCTTGACGTTCGTCGTGTGGCTCTTGGTCACCAACGACCTGCAACAGGCCGTCACCCGGAGCGTGACCGTGCTGATCATCGCCTGCCCTCACGCCCTCGGCCTCGCCATCCCCCTCGTGATCGTCAACGCCACGGCCATGAGCGCCGCCAACGGCATCCTGGTGCGCAACCGCGAGGCGTTCGAGCGCGCCCGCAACATCGGCATCGTCGCCTTCGACAAGACCGGCACCCTCACCGAGGGCGCGTTCGGCGTGAGCGCCGTACACGCCGACGGCTTAGGCGAACGAGAGGCCTTGGGCATCATGGCGGCCCTCGAGACCCGCAGCGAACACCCGCTCGCCCAGGCCGTCGTCGAGGAGGCCCGAGCCCGCGAGGTCAGCGTGCCCGACTCGGGCGACTTCGAGGTCGTGGCCGGCAAGGGCGTGCGCGGCCGCATCGACGGCGTCACGTACTCCGTCGGCCGGCCGGAATGGATCGCGGAGCAGGGCCTCGACTTCCCGCCCGCCTTACGTAGCGCCCTGGAGGAGGCCGAGGCGCGCGGCGAGAGCGCCATCGCCCTCATGAACGAAGAGCGCGCCCTCGCTGTGGTCGGGTTGGCAGACCGCGTGCGGCAGAGCGCGAAAGCCACCATCCGCGGCCTCAAGGCTGCGGGCGTGGAGCCCGTGATGATCACCGGCGACGCCGAGGCGGTGGCTGCCACGGTGGCGCGCGAGCTGGGCATCGAGCGCTACTACGCGCGCGTCCTGCCGGGCGACAAGGCCACCAAGGTCCGCGAACTGCAGCGCACCGCCCCCACCGCCTTCGTGGGCGACGGCATCAACGACGCTCCCGCCCTGCTCGAGGCCGACCTCGGCATCGCCATCGGCGCCGGCACCAACGTCGCCATCGAGTCTGCCGACCTGGTACTGGTGGACGACGATCCCGCCGATGTGCTCGCCGCCCTCAAGCTCTCGCGCGCCACCTACCGCAAGATGATCCAGAACCTCGCTTGGGCCACCGGCTACAACGCCATCGCCCTGCCGCTAGCCGCCGGCGTGCTCGCCTGGGCCGGCTTCCTGCTCTCACCAGCCGTAGGTGCCCTGCTGATGAGCCTCTCGACGATCGTGGTGGCCATAAACGCCATGACGCTCAGGCGCACCAAGCTGCACGCCTGAAGCAGGCACGGACCGGGTGCCCGGTGCAACCGCAGCCGCCGGCGTCGTCATGCTGCGCAGGAAATCCCCGAAGGCGCCGTGTTGCCCGAACGCCACCCGGATGGGGCGCGAGCATTCGCGCCGACCCCCGCTGGTGAGCGCCTCCCGTCACTCGCGGTAGGCCGCTGCGGCCACCACGCTCATCACGCACAGCAGGAGAGTTTGGCCACGTCCTTGCTGGAGGTTTGCGCTGCCAACTTCAAGCCTTCCGCCCACGTCAGGTAGGGATGGAGCGTGGTGACAAGATCATCCGTCGTCAGGCCGAAGCGCACGGCCAGCGTCGCCTCGCCGATGATATCGCCGGCGTTCGCGGACACGACGTGCGCCCCGAGTAGGTGATTGCTACCAACCTCGGCCACCAGCTTGATGAGCCCGCGGTCCCGGCCGGACACGACCGCGCGCGACATCGCCGCGACGGGGAGCGTAACCACAGTAGGCTCACGCCCCACCGCCCGCGCTTCGGCCTCCGTCAACCCCACGGCTGCGAGTTGCGGATCGGTGAAGACCACGCGCGGCGTTACGCTCAAATCAAGCTGGGCCGCCCCGCGCCCCATGCCGTCGGCGAGGGCGGCCTGCGCGGCGATCCCACCGCCCGCGGCAGCGACGTAAACGAACTGGGGGCCGCCGGTGACGTCGCCGGCGGCGAACACATCGGGGTTCGATGTGCGCATGAACTCATCCACCCGCACGAACCCTTGCTCGTCCAGCTCCACCCCCGCGCGGTCCAAGCCTAGGCCGCTCGTGTTGGCTCGGCGGCCGGTTGCCACCAAGAGCTGCTCGGCTCGCAACGTCTCCCGCGCGCCGCCGCGCTCGACCTCCACCCGGTAACCCGCTTCGTGGCGAGCAACACGCGTAACCCGCACACTCGTCCGCAAAGTCAGGCCCTCCTCCGTGAGAGCGTCCGCGAGCACCCGCGAGAGTTCGGGATCCTCGCTCGGCAAGATTCGCGGGGCGACGTCGAGCACGTTGACCGTCACACCGAACCGCGCGAACATCTGGCCGAGCTCCAAGCCGATTGCTCCAGCACCGAGCACGATCATCGACGCCGGCAGCTTCTCGATCTCCATCGCGCTTGTGCTGGTCAGGGCGCCCGCCTCAGCCAGGCCCGGGATGGGCGGCATGGCGGGCGTGGCGCCGGTGGCGATCACCACCTTGCGCGCCCCCAGCTCCTCGTCCCCGACCCGCACGCGGCCGGCGCCAAGCAGCTCGGCCCGGCCACGCAGGAGCGACACTCCCGCGTAGAACGGCAGCACGTCGAGGTACTTCTCCTGCCGAAGCTTCCCTACCACGGCTCGTTTACGCGCGAGCGCCAGTTCCCACACGCTCTGCGACGCATCGGCCGTGGCACCTGGGAGGCACGTGCGGGCCTCGTGGTAACTAGCGGCCGCCTCGATAAGCAGCTTCGAGGGAATGCAGCCGACGTTGACGCAGGTGCCGCCCACCTCCTCGCCGCCCTCGACGATGGCTACGCGCGCGCCGAGCTCGTCGCCGCGAATGGCGGTAGCCATGCCCGCCCCACCCGTGCCGATGATCACTAGGTCGTAGTCGAACCACTCGTCATTAGCCATGCCGGCAGGCTAGGCTCTCCCCTTTGGGGGAGAGTCAAGCTGCCCGGTGGTGATGGGACGCGGCCGGCTCGGCAAGGTACACGCAACCCTCGCTTTCGCAAGCAGGCTTCGGGTGCTCTTCCGCCCACTTCACCCGGGCGGCTAGCTCCTCCTCCAACCGGCGCAGCTGCGCGAGGCGGTCTCGGACGGCGTGCAGGTGTCGAGCCAGAACCGCTCGAACCGCTGGGCATGGAGGGCCATCCTGATTGCGAGCCTGAAGAACGTCACCGATCTCCCTCAACGTCAAACCGAGCGCCTGTGCGCTGCGGATGAACTCCACGCGGGTAATGGCCTCGTCGCCGTAGTAGCGGTAGCCGTTCGCACCACGATCGGCTTCCAACAGTCCAGAATCCGTCCAGTAGCGCAGGGTCTTGACGGACTCGCGCGTGCGCTGAGCCAACTGCCCGATGGTCGCCATGTCCCATGGTAGTAGCGTCCGGCTCACCTGAACGTCTCCAATGTGATGGGCTCCTCGGGTTCTCGGGCGTTGGTACCCGTGCGCCGAGTCTGGGGTGTCGGTTAGCATCCGGCCATGACCCTCGACGAGTATCAGGCCAGCGCCCGCTCTTTGGCCGTCTACCCACGGCACGCCCGCATCCTCTACCCCGCCCTTAAGCTCGCAGGCGAGGCGGGCGAGGTGACGGAGAAGCTCGGGAAGCTCATGCGAGACGAAGGCTACCAGGCGGGCCAGGAGCTTACCCAGGAGCAGAACCAGGGCCTGGTGAAGGAGTTGGGTGACGTGCTCTGGTACGTGGCGAACCTGGCCGCCGACCTGGGCGTCAGCTTGGAAAGCGTGGGCGAGACGAACCTCGCGAAGCTGCGAAGCCGCAAGGAGCGCGGCGTGATCACCGGGAGTGGCGACGACCGTTAGGCGGCGTCAGGCCTTGAGCAGGTCGTAGATCACGCGCGCCTGGTTGTGCTCCTCGTCCTTGGCGCTGTAGACGAGGGTAACGTCGCCCTTCTTCGTCATGGCCTTGAGGCGCTCCAGCTCGGCGTTTCCCTTGAGTTCCTGCTTGTAACGCTTCTGGAACTCCGCCCAGCGCTCGGGGTCGTGCCCGAACCACTTGCGGAGCTCGGTGCTGGGGGCCACTTCCTTCGCCCACCAGTCGATGTCCGCCTCGTCCTTGCTGACCCCGCGGGGCCAGATCCTGTCGACCAGGACGCGAGTACCGTCGCTGGCGGCAGCAGTCTCGTAGGCTCTCTTGATCTTCAACATGCCCCAGGATAGACCCGCCTCGACACCCGGGCCGCGTCGGGTGACGCAGCTCCTCAGCCGCGAACGCCGTCAAGCCAGGCCTCGAAGCGCTGCATCACTCGCGCCAGGAACTCGTCGGTGCCGGGCACAGTGACGGTGCCGTCGGCGCTTATGAGGTCGGGCGGGTCGAAGGTGATGTACGCCTCGGGTTGGCCCAGCGTCGGGGCGTCCAGGTACGCCAGGCTGGTGCGCAGGTGCGCCTGCATCACGGCCGTGCCCACGCGGCCGGTCGAGGCGCCGGCGATCATCGTCGGCTTGTGAGCGAACACGTTCTCGGCCTTGGGCCTGGAGGCCCAGTCGATGGCGTTCTTGAGCACGCCCGGCATCGAGCGGTTGTATTCGGGCGACACGATCATGACGGCGTCGGCCCCGGCGATCACGCCCTTGAAGTCCCTCACGCTCTGTGGGCTGTTGGCCAGCAGGTCGTCGTCGTAGAGCGGCAGGCCGGCGAGGTTGGCATGCTCGAACTCCCAGTCCCCCGGTGCATGGCGCTCGAGTGCGAACGCGAGCCGCCGGTTGAGTGAGTCCGTTCGTAGGCTGCCCACCAGGACCGCTACCTTGGCGTTCATGACTCGACCTCCCTCTGCTGCCGCCCCCCGGAGCGGCCGCGTGACGACCGAGCGCCACGTGGTGAGGTTAAGCCCGTTTCGCCCCGGGGGTCGTGAGGTCCGTACCCCCGTCAACGCGCCGAGCGAAGCTGGGCGGCCCCGAGGCCATAGAGAGGAGAGTCCGTTCGTCACGGACTCTCCGGGGGGTTACTCGGCGTGGGCCCGCGCCGTCAACTGCGCCAGCGTGTCAACCGCGCCAGCGTCAACCGCGCTAGCGTCAACCGCGCCAGCGTGTCACCCACACTTGCTGTAGCCGCAGCTCTCGCACTTCTGGCAGCCCTCCTCGAACCGCAGCGGCGCGCCGCAGTCCGGACAGGCCTTGCCGTTGTTGAGGACGTTCTTGACGCCCACGGTCTCCAGCGCGACCGCCAGCAGGTCGGCCTTCGACGCCACCATTCGGCCCTGGTAAGTCCCGAACATGCCACCGTTGATGCCGCGCAGCGTCTTGACCAGCGCCTCCGCCGGCACGCCGTACTGCAGCGCGATCGAGACGACGCGTCCAAGCGCCTCGCTGTCGGCGTTCGCCTCGTCACCGGCCTTGCCCGAGACGATGAACACCTCGGCAGGCAGCCCGTCTTGCATGTTGACGGTCACGAAGAAACCGCGCTTCTCGCCGCTCGGCAGCATGAGCTTCACCGAGTCGGTGAAGCCCGACAAGCGCGTGGGGCGGTTGAACAGGGGTTCGCCGGGGAGGCGATCCTCGCTCGGTGCCGGTGTGGCCGGCCGGCCCTGCGGGGTCGGGTCCTGGGCGGCGGTTACCGTCCTGGAGCCGTCGGCGCTGGCGGCCATGGCGTGCGGGGCCGGTTGTGATACGCCCGCGGCGGCGGTCGAGATCACGTTGGCGGAGGCGCCGCCGAGGTCGGTCGTTGGGGCGGGAGCCGCGGCCTGCCGGGTCGGCTCCATGGTCGGCTCCTTGCTCGGTTCCTTCTGGGCGTCCTTGGAGGTCGAGAGCACCTGGAAGTCACGGGAGCCGTCGCGGTAGACCGTGATCCCCTTGCACCCGGTGGCGAAGGCCAAGCGGTAAGCGTCGAACACGTCGGCCGTCGTAGCCTGGTTCGGCAGGTTGATGGTCTTGGAGATGGAGTTGGCCGCACGGTCGCCGTCGTCGAACGCCCGTTGCACCACCCCCTGCATGCGCACGTGGCCCGCCGGGCTGATGTCGTGGGCACAGACCAGCACCGCACGCACCTTCTCGGGTATGAAGTGCAGGCCCTGGACGGAGCCGTGGTTGCCCTGCACTGCGGCGACGACCTTCTCCCAGTCCCAACGCCCATCCAGCTCGTAATCGGGGTGCGGCGCGTGCTCCTCGAGCAGTTCCTGGAACAAGGGGTGGATGAGCGCATGGTAGCTGGTGCCGATCTTGCGGTAGATGAACGGCGCGAACACCGGCTCCACGCCCGAAGACACGCCCATCAGCATGCTGGTCGTACCCGTGGGGGCGACCGTGAGGATGGCGACGTTGCGGCGCGGCGTGGTCAGGTCGCTGACGTCGTACAGGGGAAACGCGCCGCGCTCGGCGGCGAGCGCCTGCGAGGCCTGGGTGGCGGCGTTGCGCAGCGCGCCGATTATGGCCGCCACGGCGTCGCGGCCCTCGTCGGAGTCGTAGCCGTAACCCATCAGGATGAGGGCGTCGGCGAGGCCCATGACGCCCAAGCCCAGGCGGCGCAGCTTCATGCTCATCTCGCGGTTGTCCTCGAGCGCGAACTTGTTGACGTCGAGGACGTTGTCGAGGAAGCGCACGCAGGTCGTCACGTCCGCCGTGTAGCGGTCGAAGTCGTAACCGGCGAGCCCGACGTCGCGCTGCGTGACGTAGGCGGCCAGGTTGATGGCGCCCAGGTCGCACGGCTCGCCCGGGTAGAGCGGGATCTCGCCGCACGGGTTGGTGCTGCGGATGTCGCCCATGGCGCTGCGCATGGGGTTGTGCTCGTTGATGCGGTCGACGTAGATGAGCCCGGGCTCGCCCGTCGCCCAGGCATGCTGGGCGATCTCCCAGAGCGTGCCGCGGCCATGCTCGCCGCTCCCCTGGTCCATGAACTCGTTGGTCACGAGGACCGAGATGTTGAAGGTGCTGATGTCGCCCTCGGCGCGTTCGCGGTCGAGGTCCTTGGCCGTCACGAAGTCCTGCAGGTCGGGGTGGGTGATGGCGAGGGTGGCCATGCCGGCGCCGCGGCGCGTGTTGTGAGTGACGAAGCCGCCGGCCAGGTAGGTCTTGTTCTCGTCCACCGATAGGTCGAGCGTGAGGGCCCGCCCAGCCGGCTTCACGCTGGCCACACCCACGTAGTACTCGTCGTGGCCGAACTCCGGCTGGTCGGCCTCGTGGGAGGAGGTGCGCAGCCCGTGGCACGTGACACTGATGCGGAGTTCGCCGGGTGTAGCGCCTGGCGTGGCCTGGCGCGTCGCGCTGAAAACCGCTGGCCGGCCCGTGGTTCCCACCGGCACGGACCTGAAGCTCTCGGCAGGCGCCGCTGCAGGGTGTGGGAGCTGCCACGACTGCTCCACGCTTTCCGGCACGGCTCCCTCTGCCGCCTCCAACCGGGAGCCCTCGAGGAAGCCGACGCGCTCG encodes:
- a CDS encoding SHOCT domain-containing protein, producing MMGYHGWGWGMGAGGFGMIILWILGILAIIWVVREVGAGRLFPRSGGDQRSTPSQDSALAILRDRYARGEIDEDEFERRKRSLLSGKPE
- a CDS encoding cytochrome c, encoding MARKPKKRGAPRWMTLALVLGVGGVAAIAIYSQFGAGGASPPTYPTYSAEQVALGEQAFQANCATCHGVTGAGDARAGVPALNGSMHAWHHPDSQIAGLIRQGGMVMPAIGPDWSDEQITAVLAYIKEWWQPQQRATQARISGG
- a CDS encoding HAMP domain-containing sensor histidine kinase codes for the protein MTRAPKSSLYWRLLPAYLLVIVVGAGTTFLAGEALAPFFLQRHVDDMMGTLQAGGTQSFDVMAADLEAGFRRALTRSLLWALLASAVAAGVVGLYVTRRLVRPLRALTHASRRIAGGQYSQRLGGGAPGEIGELAAAFNVMAETLERSEERRVQLMADVAHEFRTPLSNLRGYLEGLEDGVFKPEELAAPARRQVQRLERLADDLSLLSRVETGQVLLNFAQADASALLVTVADAFRPRAETKGLELEVRAMPNVSVWADAERTDQVLTNLVANALRFTPSGGRITLAVTALPDGHARFEVSDTGAGIPPDQLGMVFNRFFRGDQARAQQEGGGSGIGLTLAKQFVERQGGEIGVSSRVGQGSSFWFTLPMEPGPR
- a CDS encoding response regulator transcription factor, which encodes MSRILVVEDDRDAAQVVSAYLTREGYEVTVVHDGAAGLQLALQTPPALIVLDWMLPGLGGPEFITALRREQRTPIIMLTARSEESDRIVGLELGADDYVVKPFSPRELVARVRAVLRRSRASESEAGDAVEHRGLRVDPLQRQATFGGRAVDLTTLEFDLLYALVRAPGRVFSRNDLIDRVWGPDFAGVDRVVDVHISNLRQKLASVGADTLLVTVRGVGYKVG
- a CDS encoding DUF411 domain-containing protein, yielding MLTLAPLLVLVVTAMLVLATRPALATASLEGVQVSVTKSPLCGCCEDYIAILRGRGVDVEVIDTEDIAGAKLAFGVPPSAWSCHTTQVGGYAVEGHVPLEAVERLLSERPKVDGIALAGMPAGSPGMNGTKTAPFQVVAFDARGVRAFGDY
- a CDS encoding copper-translocating P-type ATPase; translated protein: MNHSNHDHSNHEEASSAEPSHDAHDAHAEQAHGAHDSRAEQAHDAHNGHGDQGGHDKHAGHSPEMFRDRFWFSLVLTLPILYFSEQVQQILGYRAVSFPGSEWVNPLLGTVLFFYGGLVFLQGARHELADRKPGMMTLISLAITVAYAYSMAVVLGVPGMPFFWELATLIAIMLLGHWLEMASVQGASRALENLASLVPNTAHRLTNGATEEVPVADLRHGDHILVRPGEQLAADGIVLEGRSSVNESFLTGESRPVPKEEGDEVVAGAVNGEGALTVEVSRTGGETTLSQIQRLVAEAQSSRSRYQNLADRAAGWLFFIALGAGLLTFVVWLLVTNDLQQAVTRSVTVLIIACPHALGLAIPLVIVNATAMSAANGILVRNREAFERARNIGIVAFDKTGTLTEGAFGVSAVHADGLGEREALGIMAALETRSEHPLAQAVVEEARAREVSVPDSGDFEVVAGKGVRGRIDGVTYSVGRPEWIAEQGLDFPPALRSALEEAEARGESAIALMNEERALAVVGLADRVRQSAKATIRGLKAAGVEPVMITGDAEAVAATVARELGIERYYARVLPGDKATKVRELQRTAPTAFVGDGINDAPALLEADLGIAIGAGTNVAIESADLVLVDDDPADVLAALKLSRATYRKMIQNLAWATGYNAIALPLAAGVLAWAGFLLSPAVGALLMSLSTIVVAINAMTLRRTKLHA
- the merA gene encoding mercury(II) reductase, with amino-acid sequence MANDEWFDYDLVIIGTGGAGMATAIRGDELGARVAIVEGGEEVGGTCVNVGCIPSKLLIEAAASYHEARTCLPGATADASQSVWELALARKRAVVGKLRQEKYLDVLPFYAGVSLLRGRAELLGAGRVRVGDEELGARKVVIATGATPAMPPIPGLAEAGALTSTSAMEIEKLPASMIVLGAGAIGLELGQMFARFGVTVNVLDVAPRILPSEDPELSRVLADALTEEGLTLRTSVRVTRVARHEAGYRVEVERGGARETLRAEQLLVATGRRANTSGLGLDRAGVELDEQGFVRVDEFMRTSNPDVFAAGDVTGGPQFVYVAAAGGGIAAQAALADGMGRGAAQLDLSVTPRVVFTDPQLAAVGLTEAEARAVGREPTVVTLPVAAMSRAVVSGRDRGLIKLVAEVGSNHLLGAHVVSANAGDIIGEATLAVRFGLTTDDLVTTLHPYLTWAEGLKLAAQTSSKDVAKLSCCA
- a CDS encoding MerR family DNA-binding protein — encoded protein: MATIGQLAQRTRESVKTLRYWTDSGLLEADRGANGYRYYGDEAITRVEFIRSAQALGLTLREIGDVLQARNQDGPPCPAVRAVLARHLHAVRDRLAQLRRLEEELAARVKWAEEHPKPACESEGCVYLAEPAASHHHRAA
- a CDS encoding nucleoside triphosphate pyrophosphohydrolase family protein, yielding MTLDEYQASARSLAVYPRHARILYPALKLAGEAGEVTEKLGKLMRDEGYQAGQELTQEQNQGLVKELGDVLWYVANLAADLGVSLESVGETNLAKLRSRKERGVITGSGDDR
- a CDS encoding DUF488 domain-containing protein, with amino-acid sequence MLKIKRAYETAAASDGTRVLVDRIWPRGVSKDEADIDWWAKEVAPSTELRKWFGHDPERWAEFQKRYKQELKGNAELERLKAMTKKGDVTLVYSAKDEEHNQARVIYDLLKA
- a CDS encoding NADPH-dependent FMN reductase, which produces MNAKVAVLVGSLRTDSLNRRLAFALERHAPGDWEFEHANLAGLPLYDDDLLANSPQSVRDFKGVIAGADAVMIVSPEYNRSMPGVLKNAIDWASRPKAENVFAHKPTMIAGASTGRVGTAVMQAHLRTSLAYLDAPTLGQPEAYITFDPPDLISADGTVTVPGTDEFLARVMQRFEAWLDGVRG